The region CCTGATTACGCACCTGCCCGGCGATGGACTCCACCTTCTCCACCAACTCAAGTCCGAGCGCGGTGAGATGAATCTCGCGAAAACGACGATCGTTGCCTTCACGTCTTTCGATAAATCCCTGTTTTTGCAGACTATCTAGTACCCGCACCACCGCAGAAGCGTCCAGCCCCAGCGATTCAGCCAGCGCTTTCTGGTGGATGGGCGTTTCTTCGCGGGCGATGAACAGCAGCGGCAGCCAGGTAGCCTGAGTCAGTCCATACGGTTGCAATTCCCGATCGATGACCCGGCGCCACAAGCGGGAGGTCTGGCCCAACTGGAGGGCGAAGCGCCGACGGGCGGAAGATTCGGTCTGTGACATGATGAAATCCATGGGATAAATGAAATGCTATTAGTTAACAAGTCAACTAATGACAAGTCAATTTATTTTGTGAAGTGAATCATAAACAGCAGTGCAACAGGCCGCTGATGCAAATCACGTCTCACACACCGGCGTAGAGAGACGGTTTTCTCAATCACTGCGGGTGACAGTAAGGCCATGATTATAAGGCGGGGTGAAATAGGCTATATGAAGGAGAAGAACCGAACGAAAAACAAACAGGGCAGCCTAAGCTGCCCTGTGAACAGGATTAAAATCCGGGGATCGATCAGGATTTGCTGGCGTCAGTCGCCGCA is a window of Dickeya solani IPO 2222 DNA encoding:
- a CDS encoding MarR family winged helix-turn-helix transcriptional regulator; its protein translation is MSQTESSARRRFALQLGQTSRLWRRVIDRELQPYGLTQATWLPLLFIAREETPIHQKALAESLGLDASAVVRVLDSLQKQGFIERREGNDRRFREIHLTALGLELVEKVESIAGQVRNQALAGVSEQDIEQVSRVINQVISNLSRTENGHS